From Candidatus Hydrogenedentota bacterium, a single genomic window includes:
- a CDS encoding IS30 family transposase: MLDFRYSSSARNPNPKASTTMSYVHFTSIQRGEISAYLAAGYSKARIARQLGRDRSSLGREIKRNSVNGVYDPQRAQARYDERRKECRPARKLDYAPLRSYVFDRITDGWTPETIAGRLPLDFPEAPRMRISHEAIYQAIYGDERMHCLIKDLPQARPRRRKRGQGKTGRATALPNRVGIEHRPPEVDERKRHGDWEGDLIVGAAQSGYLLTLVERTTLNTMIRKLDTKNAEHTAEAAIDAFMDMPKSWIRTITFDNGTEFAAHETIARETGADIYFAAPYSSYQRGTNENTNGLIRRFLPKNTRFDNITQKQLNVIEDYLNNRPRKKLGYRTPNEVFYSQRKIQHVALRA; this comes from the coding sequence GTGTTGGACTTTCGGTATTCTTCATCTGCTAGAAATCCAAACCCGAAAGCGAGCACCACGATGTCCTACGTTCATTTTACATCAATTCAACGCGGCGAAATAAGCGCCTATTTGGCAGCGGGCTATTCCAAAGCGCGCATCGCCCGCCAGCTTGGCCGCGACCGGTCCAGCCTTGGCCGGGAAATCAAACGGAATTCCGTCAACGGAGTCTACGACCCGCAGCGGGCTCAGGCGCGCTACGACGAGCGGCGCAAGGAGTGCAGGCCCGCGCGGAAACTCGACTACGCGCCACTGCGGTCTTACGTCTTCGACCGCATCACGGACGGGTGGACCCCCGAAACCATCGCCGGACGCCTGCCGCTGGATTTTCCAGAGGCCCCCAGGATGCGAATCAGCCACGAAGCGATTTACCAGGCCATTTATGGGGACGAACGCATGCACTGCCTCATCAAGGACCTACCCCAGGCCCGGCCCAGGCGCAGAAAGCGAGGGCAGGGAAAGACCGGACGTGCAACCGCCCTTCCAAACCGCGTAGGCATCGAACACCGCCCACCCGAAGTCGACGAACGCAAGCGCCACGGCGACTGGGAAGGCGACCTCATTGTAGGCGCCGCTCAGTCAGGCTACCTGCTCACGCTCGTCGAACGAACGACCCTGAACACCATGATTCGAAAGCTCGATACGAAGAACGCCGAACATACTGCGGAAGCCGCCATCGATGCCTTTATGGATATGCCAAAATCATGGATAAGGACGATTACTTTTGACAACGGGACCGAGTTTGCGGCCCACGAAACCATAGCCCGGGAAACCGGAGCCGACATCTACTTCGCCGCCCCCTACAGCTCCTACCAGCGGGGGACAAACGAAAATACTAATGGGCTAATACGAAGATTCCTACCGAAGAACACCCGCTTCGACAACATCACCCAGAAACAATTAAACGTCATCGAGGACTACCTCAACAACAGACCAAGAAAAAAGTTAGGTTACCGAACACCAAACGAAGTCTTCTATTCCCAGCGAAAAATACAGCATGTTGCACTTAGAGCTTGA